A stretch of the Agrobacterium fabrum str. C58 genome encodes the following:
- a CDS encoding Ku protein: MVAPRANWKGFIKYGEVACPVALYTAASSSERIAFNTLNRKTGNRVKREFVDSETGDPVERDEQVKGYEVENGQYIILEPEEVAAAVPDSDKTLKIDAFIPCHEIDDVYFDKPYYLAPDKMGTDAFLLLRDGMKKAKVAAIARTVLFRRVRTVLIRPHGKGLIATTLNFDYEVRSSQEAFEELPDLKIEGEMLELAEHIIGTKKGSFDASAFDDRYEAAVAELVKAKIEGRALPKKKAPPASKPSDLLQALRESAGVVAKAASKRTAANVNKGTSRQKVAKAAAAKTKSAASQTRRAG, translated from the coding sequence ATGGTTGCCCCGAGAGCGAATTGGAAAGGCTTCATCAAATACGGAGAGGTCGCTTGTCCGGTGGCGCTGTACACCGCAGCGTCATCTTCGGAACGGATCGCTTTCAACACGCTGAACCGCAAGACCGGAAACCGGGTCAAGCGCGAGTTCGTTGACAGCGAGACCGGCGATCCGGTCGAACGTGACGAGCAGGTCAAAGGATACGAGGTCGAAAACGGCCAATACATCATCCTTGAGCCCGAGGAGGTCGCGGCCGCAGTTCCTGACAGCGACAAGACGCTCAAGATCGACGCCTTCATCCCCTGCCACGAGATCGACGACGTCTATTTTGACAAGCCGTACTATCTGGCGCCGGACAAGATGGGCACGGATGCTTTTTTGCTTTTGCGCGACGGCATGAAGAAAGCCAAGGTTGCCGCGATTGCCCGGACGGTTCTCTTTCGCCGCGTTCGAACCGTCCTCATCCGTCCGCATGGCAAAGGGCTGATCGCCACAACGCTGAACTTCGATTACGAGGTGCGCTCCTCTCAGGAGGCGTTCGAGGAACTACCCGATCTGAAGATCGAAGGCGAAATGCTCGAGCTCGCTGAGCACATTATCGGCACCAAGAAGGGCAGCTTCGATGCCAGTGCCTTCGACGATCGCTACGAGGCTGCCGTTGCGGAGCTGGTGAAGGCAAAGATCGAGGGGAGGGCGCTTCCGAAGAAGAAGGCGCCGCCGGCGTCGAAGCCGAGCGATCTTCTTCAGGCCCTGCGCGAGAGCGCTGGTGTCGTTGCTAAGGCCGCGTCGAAGCGAACGGCTGCCAATGTCAATAAGGGCACGTCGCGCCAGAAGGTCGCCAAGGCCGCCGCTGCCAAAACCAAGTCTGCGGCCTCTCAGACCCGCCGCGCCGGTTGA
- a CDS encoding Ku protein, which yields MAVRPYWKGYLKLSLVTCPVQMMPATSESEKVRFHTLNRETQNRVVSHYVDSVTGKEVKDEDEVKGYQRGENEYIILEDEELENVALDSTKTIDISTFTPRDSVEWIWLDTPYYLSPNDPVGQEAFSVIRDAMEAQNMVGISRLVISRRERAVMLEPRGKGIVLWTLRYGDEVRDEDTYFAGIDDEETADREMMPLVQQLIKKQTKHWDAKMVIDPVQERLLDIIAAKKKALKKSARAKPSAPAKSTPSNVINIMDALKKSVAAENRSSK from the coding sequence ATGGCTGTTCGTCCCTATTGGAAAGGCTATCTCAAGCTATCGCTCGTCACTTGCCCGGTGCAGATGATGCCGGCGACCTCCGAAAGCGAGAAGGTGCGCTTCCACACGCTCAACCGCGAGACCCAGAACCGCGTGGTCAGCCACTATGTCGATTCGGTCACCGGCAAAGAGGTCAAAGACGAAGATGAGGTCAAAGGCTACCAGCGTGGCGAGAACGAATACATCATACTGGAGGACGAGGAGCTGGAGAACGTCGCGCTCGACAGCACCAAGACGATCGACATTTCAACCTTCACGCCGCGCGACAGTGTGGAATGGATCTGGCTCGACACGCCCTATTATCTCTCGCCGAACGATCCGGTCGGACAGGAGGCCTTCTCCGTGATCCGTGACGCGATGGAAGCACAGAACATGGTCGGCATTTCGCGGCTGGTAATCTCTCGGCGCGAACGCGCCGTCATGCTCGAGCCACGCGGCAAGGGTATTGTCCTTTGGACCTTGCGCTACGGGGATGAAGTCCGCGACGAGGATACCTACTTTGCAGGCATCGATGATGAGGAGACGGCGGACAGGGAAATGATGCCTTTAGTGCAGCAACTGATCAAGAAGCAGACGAAGCATTGGGATGCGAAGATGGTCATTGACCCGGTGCAGGAACGGCTGCTCGACATCATCGCCGCCAAGAAGAAGGCGCTGAAAAAGTCGGCCAGGGCGAAACCGTCCGCGCCAGCAAAGTCGACGCCGAGCAACGTCATCAACATCATGGATGCTCTGAAAAAATCGGTCGCCGCCGAGAACCGGTCCAGCAAATGA
- the ligD gene encoding non-homologous end-joining DNA ligase: MRRRAKPLLQDDSLSTKSQPLRKRDPAQPNLPFDPMPDRVEPCLAMLKPVPPTGPDWAYEIKWDGYRLAVHIEPKGVRIITRGGHDWTHRFPTIAAAAKRLGIGTAILDGEAVVLNSEGRSDFGALQRSLGGRGGKRASSESILFAFDLLYFDGHDLTKTELSVRRHLLTDLLDGAVGAIQLSEEVAGEGAELLENARSLGLEGIIAKHRDSPYRPGRTGDWLKIKCIQSESFMIVGYEQSAAARGGVGSLLLAARRDHDWVYVGAVGTGFKEKDAAYLKKTLDTLKTRTPVVPLKGKNYVFAQPTLIAEIEFRGWTDDGNLRHASYKGLREIQDNAAVFELEWS, encoded by the coding sequence ATGAGACGACGCGCCAAACCGCTGCTACAGGACGACAGTCTTTCCACCAAATCGCAGCCGCTTCGCAAGCGCGACCCGGCGCAGCCGAACCTTCCATTCGATCCGATGCCCGATCGGGTCGAGCCATGCCTTGCCATGCTGAAACCTGTTCCACCGACCGGCCCTGACTGGGCGTATGAGATCAAGTGGGACGGATATCGGCTGGCGGTGCACATCGAGCCTAAAGGTGTGCGGATTATCACCCGCGGCGGCCATGACTGGACACATCGGTTTCCCACGATTGCGGCAGCAGCCAAACGGCTGGGGATAGGAACTGCTATTCTGGATGGCGAAGCTGTTGTGCTGAATAGCGAGGGTCGCTCCGACTTCGGAGCGCTGCAGCGCTCGCTCGGCGGACGCGGCGGCAAACGAGCATCGAGCGAATCCATTCTGTTCGCCTTCGACCTGTTATACTTTGACGGGCACGATCTGACGAAGACCGAGCTGTCCGTCCGCCGACATCTCCTGACAGACTTGTTGGATGGTGCAGTTGGAGCGATCCAGCTGTCCGAGGAGGTGGCAGGAGAGGGCGCCGAACTCCTGGAAAACGCCCGCTCGCTTGGGTTGGAAGGCATCATAGCCAAACACCGGGACAGTCCGTACCGACCCGGCCGCACCGGCGACTGGCTGAAGATCAAATGCATTCAGAGCGAGAGCTTCATGATCGTCGGCTATGAGCAGTCTGCCGCCGCGCGAGGCGGGGTCGGTAGCCTGCTGCTGGCGGCTCGCCGCGACCACGACTGGGTCTATGTCGGGGCCGTTGGAACCGGGTTCAAGGAAAAGGATGCAGCCTATCTGAAGAAGACGCTCGACACGTTGAAGACCAGGACACCGGTCGTGCCGCTGAAGGGTAAGAACTACGTCTTCGCCCAGCCGACGCTGATTGCCGAGATCGAATTCCGTGGCTGGACCGACGACGGCAATCTGAGGCATGCATCTTACAAAGGGCTACGTGAGATTCAGGACAATGCTGCAGTCTTTGAGCTCGAATGGAGTTGA
- a CDS encoding Hsp20 family protein, with product MATSYDYAPLFRSSVGFDRVFNLLENAQRARSISDWPPYDIVKTGDDRYRIAIAVAGFEQGDLDITFQSNLLTVTGKEQETASEGYLHRGIAGRPFEHRFELADHVRVNGADLKNGLLSIDLVREIPEALKPQKIDIQTNPALAQPVAPAQIEAQKAA from the coding sequence ATGGCAACATCTTACGACTATGCACCTCTGTTCCGTTCGAGCGTCGGGTTCGATCGGGTCTTCAATCTTCTCGAAAACGCCCAGCGCGCCCGCTCGATCAGCGACTGGCCGCCCTATGACATCGTCAAGACCGGCGATGACAGATATCGCATCGCGATCGCGGTAGCGGGTTTCGAGCAGGGCGATCTCGATATCACCTTCCAGTCCAACCTGCTGACCGTAACCGGCAAGGAGCAGGAGACGGCCTCTGAAGGTTATCTGCATCGCGGCATTGCCGGCCGCCCGTTCGAACACCGGTTCGAGCTTGCCGATCATGTCAGGGTGAATGGCGCCGATCTGAAGAACGGTCTCCTGTCGATCGATCTCGTTCGCGAGATTCCCGAGGCCTTGAAACCGCAGAAGATCGACATCCAGACCAACCCGGCCCTCGCGCAACCGGTCGCCCCTGCGCAGATCGAAGCGCAGAAGGCCGCTTAA
- a CDS encoding DUF982 domain-containing protein: protein MKPDLFRRPVTILVGLGFPAEVRSVMDAYRHLAEWPASLRDTAHSIALKACRAALRGEIEAETARGLFAAFAEKHDLLAPDTDVIAASSRRHDKDPHVR, encoded by the coding sequence ATGAAACCCGACTTGTTCAGACGACCTGTTACCATCCTTGTCGGCCTTGGCTTCCCGGCTGAGGTCCGAAGCGTCATGGATGCCTACCGGCATCTTGCCGAATGGCCAGCATCGTTGCGCGATACGGCACATTCGATCGCGCTGAAAGCCTGTCGTGCGGCATTGCGCGGCGAGATTGAAGCGGAGACAGCACGCGGCCTCTTCGCAGCTTTCGCCGAAAAGCACGATCTCCTGGCGCCGGACACTGATGTCATCGCCGCTTCCAGTCGCCGGCACGACAAAGATCCGCACGTTCGCTAG